In one Nicotiana sylvestris chromosome 8, ASM39365v2, whole genome shotgun sequence genomic region, the following are encoded:
- the LOC138874743 gene encoding uncharacterized protein, with the protein MQGNQEKYEQGSSGYNQDDRYYEQSEEVLYANNYQGQRGNAPNQQWRSQGNNQNLGNQGQGNWNNNNNSNNWGNNNQNWGNNRNWGGNNNQGGWNNGNQGNWEPGFQRPPMFQQPNNLPPFPSQSPSSSNNEMGWIESMFEQMMKKNADSDAELASHNTSIRNLEVQLGQISQALNTRPKKALPSDMVVNPKGGNNTGHAMAVTTRSGRGGEASTSKQKEVVSDDVEVQNEDDPIIVEQVSEEKLDGEARIDIHDNEKETRNDVNPSREHVIDIPETVMPNVKAPLPRPSPPYPQKLAKQKNENQLKKFIEMMKRLSINIPLVEALEQMPGYAKFMKDLVTKKRSMDCETIKMSHQMSAIVNSMATKLENPNAYSIPCTIGSAGFAKALCDLGASINLMPYSVFKMLGIGQLRASSMRLQMADRIMKRPFGIIDDVIVRVDKFILPTDFMILDCEVNYEVPIILGRPFLATGKALVDVEAGERSLTLPMIPGKAKFILFMTDYFSKWMEAHAFEKVLEKKVIDFIWDHILCRFGIPAEIVCDNGKQFIGSKVTEFFEAHKIKRILSTPYHLIGNGQVESTNKTIIQNLKKRLDDTKGKWREVYPRFFGHIGQHRSLARGPPHFL; encoded by the coding sequence ATGCAAGGCAATCAAGAAAAATATGAGCAAGGTAGTAGTGGTTACAACCAGGATGATAGGTATTATGAGCAAAGTGAAGAGGTTTTGTATGCCAACAACTATCAAGGACAACGAGGTAATGCTCCAAATCAACAATGGAGATCGCAAGGGAATAATCAGAATTTGGGCAACCAAggccaaggaaattggaacaataacaacaactccaacaattgggggaacaacaaccagaaTTGGGGTAACAATAGAAATTGGGgtggaaacaacaaccaaggaggTTGGAATAACGGAAATCAAGGTAATTGGGAGccgggttttcaaaggcctccaatgtttcaacaaccaaacaatctgCCTCCATTTCCGTCCCAAAGTCCTAGCTCgtccaacaatgagatgggatGGATTGAGTCtatgtttgagcaaatgatgaagaagaacgccGACTCTGATGCCGAACTGGCATCCCATAATACTTCTATCCGCAATCTAGAGGTCCAACTTGGTCAGATTTCGCAAGCTTTGAACACTCGCCCTAAGAAGGCACTACCTAGTGACatggtagtaaacccgaagggtggtaACAATACCGGCCATGCAATGGCTGTGACCACAAGGAGTGGTAGAGGTGGTGAAGCAAgtacctccaagcaaaaggaagttGTAAGTGATGACgttgaagtgcaaaatgaagatgATCCTATAATTGTTgagcaagtgagtgaagagaaGTTGGATGGTGAGGCGAGAATTGATATTCATGACAATGAGAAGGAGACTcgaaatgatgtgaacccgtctagggaacacgtgatagacATACCGGAAACAGTAATGCCTAATGTCAAGGCCCCTTTGCCAAGGCCTtctccaccttaccctcaaaaACTTGCAAAGCAGAAGAATGAAAACCAACTcaagaagtttattgagatgatgaaaCGTTTGTCGATCAATATACccttggtggaagctcttgagcaaatgccgggatatgccaagtttatgaaagacttggtaactaaaaagagatctatggattgtgagaccatcaaaatgagTCATCAAATGAGTGCCATTGTGAACTCGATGGCAACAAAGCTTGAAAATCCCAATGCATATTccattccatgtaccattgggagtgcgggtTTTGCAAAGGccttgtgtgatttgggagcaagtataaatttgatgccttactccgtaTTCAAAATGTTGGGTATTGGTCAACTGAGAGCTAGttcaatgagattgcaaatggcggatagaataATGAAGAGGCcgtttggtattattgatgatgttatTGTCCGAGTtgacaagtttattttgcctACGGATTTTATGATTCTCGACTGTGAAGTCAACTATGAGGTGCCAATAATATTGGGAAGGCCTTTCCTTGCAacagggaaggcattggttgatgtggaagcaggagaACGTAGTTTGACCTTACCAATGATCCCTGGTAAAGCtaagtttattttatttatgactgattatttttctaagtggatGGAAGCACATGCCTTCGAGAAGGTCCTAGAAAAGAAAGTTATTGACTTTATCTGGGACCACATCTTATGCCGATTTGGGATACCTGCCGAGATTGTATGTGATaatggaaagcaattcatcggcagcaaggtaacGGAGTTCTTCGAAGCACATAAAATAAAGAGGATTTTATCAACACCGTACCATCTGATTGGAAATGGGCAGGtcgagtcaacaaacaaaactattattcaaaacctaaagaaaaggttAGACGACACAAAGGGTAAATGGAGAGAAGTTTACCCAAGGTTCtttgggcatatcggacaacATCGAAGTCTAGCACGGGGGCCACCCCATTTTCTCTAG